In Prochlorococcus marinus XMU1404, the following proteins share a genomic window:
- a CDS encoding UDP-N-acetylmuramoyl-L-alanyl-D-glutamate--2,6-diaminopimelate ligase produces the protein MRSIKLHKLLDLVGIIPSLDLIDHEINNISFNSKEVQKGTLFLGMPGLNVDGGKYCIEAIENGAEAAIIGPVAKEKIGCFDQEKILVIEKNLDYIFGQIVAEFWNRPSRKIKLIGVTGTNGKTTITFLLEYLLKKLGKKTALFGTLFNRWPGFSEVASHTTDFADKLQKKLNAAVEAESEFAILEVSSHSIAQNRISGCEFEAAIFTNLTQDHLDYHLDMESYFQTKRKLFFPPYLKEKDGICVLNHDDPWISKLSSDLEKVSSLVSTKITDSEFENDDFFFVTEKKFTSSGSTCIFHTPREKIKLFVPLVGEFNLMNAIQAITILYKLNFSLKDLSKLIHSFPGAPGRMEKIQIDNDVVLRSLPTVIVDYAHTPDGLKKVLQSVKKLCEGKLITVFGCGGDRDRSKRPLMGSIAEEFSDQLFITSDNPRSEEPQKIVNDILMGIKRREKITIEIDRFKAINESIKFANKEDIVLIAGKGHEDYQILNDKVINFDDRKIAYKLLKEKSKSQ, from the coding sequence ATGAGATCTATAAAATTACATAAACTTTTAGATTTGGTAGGAATTATCCCTTCATTAGATTTAATCGATCATGAAATTAATAATATTTCTTTTAACTCTAAAGAAGTACAAAAGGGAACTTTATTTTTAGGTATGCCAGGTTTAAATGTTGATGGAGGGAAATATTGTATTGAGGCAATTGAAAATGGCGCGGAGGCTGCCATTATTGGGCCTGTTGCAAAAGAGAAAATTGGATGTTTTGATCAAGAAAAGATTTTGGTTATAGAGAAAAATTTAGATTATATTTTTGGTCAAATAGTCGCTGAGTTTTGGAATAGGCCTTCAAGAAAAATAAAACTTATTGGTGTTACGGGTACAAATGGAAAAACGACAATTACTTTTTTACTGGAATATCTTTTAAAAAAATTAGGAAAAAAGACTGCATTATTTGGGACCTTGTTCAATAGATGGCCTGGCTTCTCTGAGGTAGCTTCTCATACAACTGATTTCGCGGATAAACTTCAAAAGAAATTAAATGCTGCTGTTGAGGCAGAATCTGAATTCGCGATATTAGAAGTAAGTTCTCATTCTATTGCTCAAAACAGGATATCAGGCTGCGAATTTGAAGCCGCTATTTTTACTAATTTAACTCAAGATCATCTTGATTATCACTTAGATATGGAATCATATTTTCAAACAAAAAGAAAATTATTTTTCCCACCTTATTTAAAAGAAAAAGATGGAATTTGTGTATTAAATCATGATGACCCTTGGATATCTAAATTATCATCTGATCTTGAAAAAGTATCTTCATTAGTCTCGACAAAGATTACTGACAGTGAATTTGAAAATGATGATTTTTTTTTCGTAACAGAGAAAAAATTTACTTCTAGTGGTTCCACCTGTATTTTTCATACACCTAGAGAAAAAATTAAACTTTTTGTTCCACTTGTCGGTGAATTTAATTTAATGAATGCGATTCAAGCAATAACAATTTTGTATAAACTTAATTTTTCTTTAAAAGATCTATCAAAGTTAATACATTCTTTCCCAGGTGCTCCTGGGAGAATGGAGAAAATACAAATTGATAATGATGTTGTTTTAAGATCACTTCCAACAGTAATTGTTGATTATGCCCACACTCCTGATGGATTAAAAAAAGTTTTGCAATCAGTTAAAAAACTTTGTGAAGGAAAACTCATAACTGTTTTTGGCTGTGGCGGAGATCGAGACCGTAGTAAAAGGCCTTTAATGGGATCAATAGCTGAAGAGTTTTCTGATCAACTTTTTATAACTTCAGATAATCCAAGATCAGAAGAACCTCAAAAGATAGTAAATGATATTTTGATGGGTATAAAAAGAAGAGAAAAAATAACAATTGAGATTGATAGATTTAAAGCAATAAATGAATCTATTAAATTTGCCAATAAAGAAGATATTGTTTTAATTGCAGGAAAAGGGCATGAAGACTACCAAATTCTCAATGATAAAGTTATTAATTTTGATGATAGAAAAATAGCTTATAAATTATTAAAAGAAAAAAGTAAATCTCAATAA
- a CDS encoding methyltransferase domain-containing protein, translating into MSESCCNTNTSNKASNQFDHKDAIQERYGSAALEKESCLCTPVGFNPVLLEAIPQEVIERDYGCGDPTKYVQKNDIVLDLGSGSGKNAFICAQIVEKEGKVIGVDQNPDMLSLSRSASKEVSKNIGFNNTEFLEGSIEKLDELDKDLNPLIADKSVDIILSNCVLNLVSPESRNNLLRNIKRVLKDNGRIAISDIVSNKKVPLRLQNDHDLWTGCISGAWYEPEFISDFKEIGFKNLEFAERSAEPWKVIEDIEFRTVTLVGNI; encoded by the coding sequence ATGTCTGAAAGTTGCTGTAATACAAACACATCGAATAAAGCATCTAATCAATTCGATCATAAAGATGCGATTCAAGAAAGATATGGGTCAGCCGCACTAGAAAAAGAAAGTTGTCTTTGTACACCAGTTGGGTTTAATCCAGTTTTACTTGAAGCAATTCCTCAAGAGGTTATAGAAAGAGACTATGGATGTGGTGATCCAACAAAATATGTTCAAAAAAATGATATTGTCTTAGATCTTGGAAGTGGTAGCGGCAAAAATGCTTTTATTTGTGCCCAAATTGTTGAGAAAGAAGGGAAAGTTATTGGTGTTGATCAGAATCCTGACATGCTTTCTTTATCTAGATCAGCCTCTAAAGAAGTTTCAAAAAATATAGGTTTCAACAATACAGAATTTCTTGAAGGATCAATTGAAAAACTTGATGAATTAGATAAAGATTTAAATCCATTAATCGCCGACAAATCAGTTGATATTATTTTAAGTAATTGCGTTTTAAACTTGGTAAGTCCAGAATCTAGAAATAACCTTCTAAGAAATATAAAAAGAGTTTTAAAAGATAATGGAAGAATTGCAATTAGCGATATTGTCTCTAACAAAAAAGTTCCTTTAAGATTGCAAAATGATCATGATCTATGGACAGGATGTATTAGTGGAGCATGGTATGAGCCAGAGTTTATAAGTGATTTTAAAGAAATTGGTTTTAAAAATTTAGAATTTGCAGAAAGGAGTGCTGAACCTTGGAAAGTAATTGAGGATATTGAATTTAGAACAGTAACTTTAGTAGGCAATATTTAA
- a CDS encoding glutaredoxin family protein: MKIFIFVRQGCCLCDSLKNKLAKINLNELFPNLEELKEIDIDRVDLYKDKYKKYDYEVPVIALEGIRSEEFIELPRISPRLKDDQLKNWFQKNISTILEK, encoded by the coding sequence ATGAAAATATTTATTTTTGTTAGGCAGGGATGTTGCCTTTGTGATTCATTAAAAAACAAACTGGCAAAAATAAATCTTAATGAGTTATTCCCTAATCTAGAGGAGCTTAAAGAAATTGATATTGATAGGGTCGATTTATATAAAGATAAATATAAAAAATATGATTATGAAGTACCCGTTATTGCTCTTGAAGGAATTAGGTCCGAGGAGTTTATAGAATTGCCTCGTATTTCTCCAAGATTAAAAGATGATCAATTAAAGAATTGGTTTCAAAAAAATATTAGTACCATTCTGGAGAAATAA
- a CDS encoding malate:quinone oxidoreductase: MTSFKNPTNDNSYFDAVLVGAGIMSSTLALLISEVLPDTKLLIIEKLNAPGSESTGAFNNAGTGHAANCELNYTPLDEKGNIKIDKALSINRSFERSMSLWASLYEAGKIDIKKFLKFIPHISFVSGQDNISFLKKRFQKMTENPEFIDMEFSTSFDEISSWAPLITKDRNPFTKIAATKIGRGTDINFEALTKEYLSLVSINKNIEIRYKTELVDLKKIDKKKWELEISSEGRKTSIRTGYVFLGAGGKTINYLQKSKIPEAKSYGGFPVSGKWLICEKKDLTEKHNSKVYGKADIGSPPMSVPHLDTRWIDNKKLLLYGPFAGFTTKFLKQSSYFDLFSSIKKNNIFSMLDVGFKNNDLINYLISQSLKNHNSRVENLKNMMPSANPSDWYLKNAGQRVQIIKKTEGGGSLKFGTEIVNSSDGSLSALLGASPGASTAVSIMVEVLQKSVLFLNDKHNLQKKINDLIYPEISFSENYSTTIKDIKKRNNSIFGFHP; encoded by the coding sequence GTGACTTCATTTAAAAATCCCACCAATGACAATAGCTACTTTGATGCAGTGTTAGTAGGAGCAGGGATAATGAGCAGTACTTTAGCCCTCCTAATTTCAGAAGTTTTACCAGATACAAAGTTACTTATTATAGAAAAATTAAATGCTCCGGGAAGTGAAAGTACTGGCGCTTTTAATAATGCAGGTACAGGACATGCTGCTAATTGCGAATTAAACTATACCCCTTTAGATGAAAAAGGAAATATAAAAATAGATAAAGCGCTCTCAATAAATCGTTCTTTTGAAAGATCTATGTCTTTATGGGCCTCATTGTATGAAGCAGGGAAAATTGATATTAAAAAGTTTTTGAAATTTATTCCTCACATTAGCTTTGTGTCTGGTCAGGATAATATTTCTTTTTTAAAAAAAAGATTTCAGAAAATGACCGAAAATCCTGAATTTATTGATATGGAATTTTCTACATCTTTTGATGAAATTTCATCATGGGCTCCTCTGATAACAAAAGATAGGAATCCATTTACTAAAATTGCTGCTACCAAAATAGGTAGAGGAACAGATATTAATTTTGAGGCCCTCACAAAAGAGTATTTGTCATTAGTTTCCATAAATAAAAATATTGAAATCAGATATAAAACAGAATTAGTAGATTTAAAGAAAATTGATAAAAAAAAATGGGAACTAGAAATTAGTTCAGAGGGTAGAAAAACTTCAATTAGAACTGGCTATGTTTTTCTTGGTGCTGGTGGAAAAACAATTAATTATTTGCAAAAATCGAAAATTCCAGAAGCAAAGAGTTATGGTGGATTTCCTGTTAGTGGGAAATGGCTTATTTGCGAGAAAAAAGATCTAACAGAAAAACATAACTCAAAAGTTTATGGTAAAGCTGATATTGGATCGCCACCAATGTCTGTGCCTCATTTAGACACCAGATGGATTGATAATAAAAAACTTCTTTTATATGGACCTTTTGCTGGATTTACAACAAAATTTCTAAAGCAAAGTTCATACTTTGACTTATTTAGTTCAATTAAAAAGAATAATATTTTTTCTATGTTAGACGTTGGTTTCAAGAACAACGATTTAATTAATTACCTAATATCACAATCATTAAAGAACCATAACTCAAGAGTTGAGAATTTAAAGAACATGATGCCATCAGCTAATCCTTCTGATTGGTATTTAAAGAATGCTGGTCAAAGAGTCCAAATAATTAAAAAAACTGAAGGTGGTGGTTCTTTGAAATTTGGAACAGAGATAGTAAATTCATCTGATGGATCATTATCTGCTTTGCTAGGAGCTTCTCCAGGAGCAAGTACTGCGGTTTCAATTATGGTTGAGGTTCTACAAAAATCTGTTTTATTTTTAAACGATAAGCATAATCTTCAGAAAAAAATAAATGACTTAATTTATCCAGAAATATCATTCTCTGAAAATTACAGTACCACCATAAAAGACATCAAAAAAAGAAATAATTCCATTTTTGGTTTCCATCCATAA
- a CDS encoding PLP-dependent transferase translates to MRDLLKNPIWKNLELGYSIPDSIHAVSVALPTWNDVINYEEKNQECMNLLKSIYPRFGLNPIVKRLCEKVKKENYYNNKSIWPYPNESIAFKAKKYIDRNTSEQFSLIEKRDNLALLITEKEGSIYAKSFWQHTGLGISSRAAAIELGLEDCPPKSYVNECSQRIKNRISKSTKINSNDIHLTSSGMSALHTSLEIIYKLFPAKPTLQIGFPYVDVLKLPMNIFHGAKLITEENCEDIELEIKRINPSALIIELPSNPMLKCVNIKKISKIAKKLNIPLIVDDTIGSNLNINSLEHADIVFTSLTKIFSGSGDILAGSLILNPKSKWIDQFRNALNEINLPTLSDGDTVYLEKVSRDVNQRVFEQNKSCLELKKRLETHSEIKNIFHPENCPNFNSLLTSDGGYGCLLSFELNGGLNKAKKFYDSLQVSKGPSLGTKFTLVCPYVLLAHYDELDWAESFGIPSHLIRVSVGLEDQDQLWKSFSEALNNF, encoded by the coding sequence TTGAGAGATTTACTTAAAAACCCTATATGGAAAAATTTAGAGTTGGGATATTCTATTCCTGATAGTATTCATGCTGTTTCTGTAGCATTACCAACTTGGAATGATGTAATAAATTACGAGGAAAAAAATCAAGAATGTATGAATTTATTGAAGTCCATTTACCCAAGATTCGGGCTAAACCCCATAGTGAAAAGATTATGCGAAAAAGTAAAAAAGGAAAATTACTACAACAATAAAAGTATCTGGCCATATCCTAATGAAAGCATAGCTTTTAAAGCCAAAAAATACATTGATAGAAATACTTCTGAACAATTCTCATTAATAGAAAAAAGAGATAATTTAGCTCTCTTAATAACTGAAAAAGAAGGAAGTATTTATGCAAAATCTTTTTGGCAACATACTGGTCTTGGCATATCTTCAAGGGCTGCTGCTATAGAACTAGGTCTTGAAGATTGTCCTCCAAAATCTTACGTAAATGAATGTTCTCAAAGAATAAAAAATAGAATTTCTAAATCTACAAAAATTAACTCTAATGATATTCACTTAACTTCATCTGGAATGTCTGCATTGCATACATCATTGGAAATCATATATAAATTATTTCCAGCTAAACCAACACTCCAAATTGGTTTTCCATATGTAGATGTACTTAAATTACCAATGAATATCTTTCATGGAGCCAAGTTAATTACAGAAGAAAATTGCGAGGATATTGAATTAGAAATCAAAAGAATAAATCCATCAGCATTAATTATTGAACTACCGAGTAATCCAATGCTCAAATGTGTAAACATTAAAAAAATTTCAAAAATAGCAAAAAAGTTAAATATTCCCTTAATTGTTGACGATACAATTGGTTCAAATTTAAATATAAATTCCCTAGAACATGCAGATATAGTTTTTACTTCACTTACAAAAATTTTTTCAGGTAGTGGTGATATTCTTGCCGGATCATTAATACTAAATCCAAAAAGCAAATGGATTGATCAATTTAGAAATGCATTAAACGAGATTAATCTTCCAACACTTTCCGATGGAGATACAGTTTATCTAGAGAAAGTTAGTAGAGATGTAAATCAAAGAGTTTTTGAACAAAATAAATCATGTTTAGAATTAAAAAAAAGATTAGAGACCCATAGCGAGATTAAAAATATTTTCCATCCTGAAAATTGTCCAAATTTTAATTCTTTGCTCACTTCTGATGGAGGATATGGCTGCTTATTATCGTTTGAATTAAATGGAGGATTGAACAAAGCTAAGAAATTTTATGATTCTCTACAAGTATCTAAAGGACCTAGTTTAGGTACAAAATTTACTCTAGTTTGTCCTTATGTTTTACTAGCTCATTATGACGAGTTGGATTGGGCTGAAAGTTTTGGTATACCTTCGCACCTTATTAGAGTATCAGTTGGATTAGAAGACCAAGATCAATTATGGAAAAGCTTTTCTGAAGCACTAAATAATTTCTAA
- a CDS encoding DUF4278 domain-containing protein has product MTTLTYRGKNYVQNKEAAKKQLVELTYRRNVYTNRMDDASSSNEKAELNYRGVNYTK; this is encoded by the coding sequence ATGACTACTTTAACTTACAGAGGTAAAAACTACGTTCAAAACAAAGAAGCTGCTAAAAAGCAACTTGTTGAACTTACCTACAGAAGAAACGTATACACCAACAGAATGGATGACGCTTCTTCAAGTAATGAAAAAGCAGAATTAAATTACAGAGGTGTTAATTACACTAAATAA
- a CDS encoding SDR family NAD(P)-dependent oxidoreductase has product MKGLALVVGAGGIGTQIAKDLNESEKGLDVVLCGRKSEFNSFWELDIEDSQSLLQLKNKISNHPSKLRLVVNATGRLHSDSLQPEKRLQHLDKKNMMESFSINAFSPILLAKAIEEFIPKDFDFNFASISARVGSIGDNQTGGWYSYRAAKSAQNQFFKSLSIEWARRFPKATITLLHPGTVDTDLSRPFHKFVPEHKLFSKEKSSQFLINIIKNQTPASSGKFVAWDSSEIPW; this is encoded by the coding sequence ATGAAAGGCTTAGCCTTAGTTGTAGGCGCAGGTGGAATTGGAACACAAATAGCTAAAGATCTGAATGAAAGTGAAAAAGGCTTAGATGTCGTTTTGTGTGGAAGAAAGAGTGAATTTAATTCTTTTTGGGAATTAGATATAGAGGATTCTCAATCCCTTTTGCAGTTGAAAAATAAAATATCAAATCATCCTTCAAAATTAAGGCTAGTTGTTAATGCTACAGGTAGACTTCATAGTGATTCGCTTCAACCAGAAAAAAGATTACAACATCTTGATAAAAAAAATATGATGGAAAGTTTTTCAATAAATGCCTTTTCTCCTATTTTATTAGCTAAAGCGATTGAAGAATTTATACCAAAAGATTTTGATTTTAATTTTGCAAGTATAAGTGCAAGAGTGGGCAGCATTGGAGATAATCAAACTGGAGGTTGGTATTCATATAGAGCTGCAAAATCTGCGCAAAATCAGTTTTTTAAATCTTTAAGTATTGAATGGGCTAGACGTTTCCCAAAGGCTACTATCACATTGCTTCATCCAGGGACAGTAGATACTGATCTATCTAGACCTTTTCATAAATTTGTTCCAGAACATAAATTATTTAGTAAAGAAAAATCTTCCCAATTCTTGATCAATATTATTAAAAATCAAACTCCAGCATCTAGTGGAAAATTTGTTGCATGGGACAGCTCAGAAATTCCCTGGTAA
- a CDS encoding NifU family protein gives MSTETLSLTNENVEKVLDELRPFLISDGGNVEIAEIDGPIVKVRLQGACGSCPSSTMTLKMGIERKLKEMIPEISEVVQVL, from the coding sequence ATGAGTACTGAAACACTCTCGCTGACAAACGAAAATGTAGAAAAAGTCCTTGACGAGCTAAGACCTTTTTTAATATCTGATGGAGGTAATGTAGAGATTGCAGAAATAGATGGTCCAATTGTCAAAGTCAGACTTCAAGGGGCATGTGGTAGTTGCCCAAGTAGTACTATGACTCTCAAAATGGGTATTGAAAGAAAGTTAAAAGAAATGATTCCTGAAATTAGCGAAGTTGTACAGGTTTTATAA
- the rpsD gene encoding 30S ribosomal protein S4, with protein MSRYRGPRLRVTRRLGELPGLTRKASKKSNPPGQHGQARRKRSEYAIRLEEKQKLRFNYGVSEKQLVRYVKKARAQEGSTGTNLLRLLENRLDNICFRLGFGGTIPGSRQLVNHGHVTVNGKVLDIAGYQCKSGDVIGIKEKKASKKLVEGNIEFPGLANVPPHLDLDKPKLSGKINGKCDREWVALEINELLVVEYYSRKV; from the coding sequence ATGTCAAGATACCGCGGCCCCAGATTAAGGGTTACGCGTCGCTTGGGAGAACTACCAGGTCTCACCAGGAAAGCTTCAAAGAAGTCTAATCCTCCAGGTCAGCACGGCCAAGCCCGTCGCAAGCGATCAGAATATGCAATTCGTCTAGAAGAAAAGCAGAAACTTAGGTTTAATTACGGAGTTTCTGAAAAACAACTAGTACGTTATGTAAAAAAAGCTAGAGCTCAAGAAGGATCTACAGGAACTAACCTACTAAGACTTTTAGAAAACAGACTTGATAATATTTGTTTTAGATTAGGTTTTGGAGGTACCATTCCAGGCTCAAGACAGTTAGTAAATCATGGCCATGTAACCGTTAATGGAAAGGTTCTTGATATTGCCGGTTATCAATGCAAATCAGGCGATGTAATCGGAATTAAAGAAAAAAAAGCAAGCAAAAAACTTGTAGAAGGTAATATAGAATTCCCTGGTTTAGCAAATGTCCCACCTCATCTTGATTTAGACAAACCTAAATTATCGGGAAAAATCAATGGGAAATGCGATAGAGAGTGGGTGGCTCTTGAAATAAACGAACTACTAGTTGTTGAATATTATTCAAGAAAAGTTTAA
- the yidD gene encoding membrane protein insertion efficiency factor YidD gives MFKTINKSITSILLFMISFYQKCFSPFFGPRCRFIPSCSSYGYEAITRHGPWKGGWLTLRRLSRCHPLTPCGCDPVPD, from the coding sequence GTGTTCAAAACTATTAATAAATCAATTACTTCTATACTTCTTTTTATGATTTCATTTTATCAAAAGTGTTTTTCTCCTTTTTTCGGACCAAGATGCAGATTTATTCCAAGTTGCAGCTCTTATGGATATGAGGCAATTACTAGACATGGTCCTTGGAAGGGAGGGTGGTTAACTTTAAGAAGATTAAGCAGATGTCATCCTTTAACCCCCTGCGGATGTGACCCTGTGCCTGACTAA
- a CDS encoding trans-sulfuration enzyme family protein codes for MGNKENNIKKPGFKTLSIHHGETFAEETGCVMPPIFSTSTFKHGNKDNFDYTRSGNPNFRILESVLKSIEDSKYCTVFGSGISAVTAISSTLKSGDRILCESNLYGCTVRMFEKVFKKFGLEVLYTDFTNENNIEKISYFEPTLIWLESPTNPLLKVLDIKAICDEANKLQIPVVVDNTFSTALIQKPLDLGATLSLVSTTKFINGHSDALGGAVLTNNEVWNSKMLFSQKALGLQPSPFDSWLITRGVKTLPLRIEQQTQSAKLISEELENHKIISKVIYPFNEKHPQFNLAKSQMRSGGSMITIKLNLKKEDTFKFCKSLKYFSLAESLGGVESLICHPATMTHASVDDETKNLLGIDDALVRLSIGCEETNDLISDILFALNKF; via the coding sequence ATGGGAAATAAGGAAAATAATATAAAAAAGCCAGGTTTTAAGACCTTATCTATTCACCATGGGGAAACATTTGCAGAAGAAACTGGATGCGTTATGCCTCCTATTTTTTCTACATCTACTTTCAAACATGGAAATAAAGATAATTTCGACTACACAAGATCAGGCAATCCAAACTTTAGAATTCTAGAAAGCGTCCTTAAATCAATAGAAGATTCTAAATACTGTACAGTTTTTGGATCTGGAATTAGCGCGGTAACTGCAATTTCATCAACACTAAAATCAGGTGACAGGATACTCTGCGAGTCAAATCTCTATGGTTGTACAGTGAGGATGTTCGAAAAAGTTTTCAAGAAATTTGGACTAGAAGTTTTATACACAGATTTTACAAACGAAAATAATATCGAAAAGATTTCATACTTCGAGCCAACCTTGATATGGCTAGAAAGTCCAACTAATCCACTTTTGAAGGTACTTGATATTAAGGCGATTTGTGATGAAGCGAATAAACTACAAATCCCAGTAGTTGTGGACAACACCTTTTCTACGGCACTTATTCAAAAACCATTGGACCTTGGGGCGACACTATCACTCGTAAGTACAACAAAATTCATTAATGGACATAGTGATGCGCTTGGTGGAGCAGTACTGACAAATAATGAGGTATGGAATAGTAAGATGCTTTTCTCTCAAAAAGCTCTAGGGCTTCAACCATCTCCTTTTGATAGTTGGCTCATTACGAGAGGAGTAAAAACTCTTCCTTTAAGAATCGAACAACAAACGCAAAGTGCAAAATTAATTTCTGAAGAATTAGAGAATCATAAAATAATTAGTAAAGTAATTTATCCTTTTAATGAAAAACATCCGCAATTTAATTTAGCAAAATCGCAAATGAGATCTGGAGGTTCGATGATCACCATAAAATTAAATCTTAAAAAAGAGGATACTTTTAAATTTTGCAAATCTCTCAAATATTTCTCTCTAGCAGAAAGCCTTGGAGGAGTTGAAAGTTTAATTTGTCACCCCGCAACAATGACTCATGCTTCTGTTGATGATGAAACAAAAAATCTTTTAGGGATAGATGATGCTCTTGTCAGATTATCGATTGGATGTGAAGAAACAAACGATTTAATCTCAGACATATTATTTGCTTTAAATAAATTCTGA
- a CDS encoding aminotransferase class V-fold PLP-dependent enzyme, protein MRNNLRDQIPALKNKYYFNYGGQGPLPKSSLEAIVKTWEIIQDLGPFTNDMWPFIYKEILTTKRIIAQKLGVNSKNIALTENISSGMILPFWGIKVEEGEELLISDCEHPGVVAASREFCRRNKLIFKVLPIQKIKNLNDENVILEILKNLNSKTKILIISHILWNFGYKVPLKQISIELKNNRENSYLLVDGAQTFGHIKIEEEVFYSDLYSITSHKWACGPEGLGAIYVSDRFIHETDPTIIGWKSLKEEQGIYEPSDNLFHDDARKFEVATSCIPLLAGLRNSLDLLNKDCNEKEKNKHIKKLSEKLWDELNQLKGVELVLEKKYLNGIVSFNLENIEDKDEFVKKLGEKKIWIRVLEDPKWFRACVHQMTTEAEIDLLSKEIKKIIN, encoded by the coding sequence ATGAGAAATAATCTAAGAGATCAAATACCAGCATTAAAAAATAAGTATTATTTCAACTATGGTGGACAAGGACCATTACCAAAATCTTCTTTAGAAGCAATTGTTAAAACTTGGGAAATTATCCAAGATTTAGGACCATTTACCAATGATATGTGGCCTTTTATTTATAAAGAAATATTGACCACAAAAAGAATCATTGCGCAAAAATTAGGTGTGAATTCAAAGAATATAGCTCTAACCGAGAATATCTCTTCTGGAATGATTTTGCCTTTTTGGGGAATAAAAGTAGAAGAGGGAGAAGAGTTGTTAATAAGTGACTGTGAACATCCTGGCGTAGTAGCTGCAAGTCGAGAATTTTGCAGAAGAAATAAATTAATATTCAAAGTTTTGCCAATCCAAAAAATTAAAAATCTAAACGACGAAAATGTAATTTTAGAGATTTTAAAAAATCTAAATAGTAAGACTAAGATCCTAATTATTTCTCATATCTTATGGAACTTTGGATATAAAGTTCCATTAAAACAAATTTCCATCGAATTAAAAAATAATCGAGAGAATTCTTATCTACTTGTTGATGGTGCTCAAACCTTTGGGCACATAAAAATTGAAGAAGAAGTTTTTTATTCTGATTTATACTCAATAACTTCTCATAAATGGGCATGTGGTCCAGAAGGACTTGGAGCTATTTATGTCTCAGATAGATTTATTCATGAAACAGATCCAACAATAATTGGTTGGAAATCATTAAAAGAAGAACAAGGCATCTATGAGCCTTCAGATAATCTTTTTCATGATGATGCAAGGAAGTTTGAAGTAGCTACCTCTTGTATTCCTTTACTTGCAGGGCTGCGTAATTCTTTAGATCTTTTGAATAAAGACTGCAATGAAAAAGAAAAAAACAAACATATTAAAAAATTAAGTGAAAAACTTTGGGATGAATTAAATCAATTAAAGGGAGTTGAATTAGTTTTAGAAAAAAAATATTTAAATGGGATTGTTAGTTTTAATCTCGAAAATATTGAAGATAAGGATGAATTTGTGAAGAAACTTGGAGAAAAGAAAATTTGGATAAGAGTTTTAGAAGATCCAAAATGGTTTAGAGCATGCGTACATCAAATGACTACAGAAGCTGAGATTGATTTACTTTCTAAGGAAATTAAAAAAATTATAAATTAA